A stretch of DNA from Aliarcobacter thereius LMG 24486:
AATCTAAGACCATTTATAAATCTTGAGTAGTTAATATCATTTAATCTACAAGCCGCATTGATTCTTATAATCCACAGTTTTCTAATATCTCTTTTTTTCTGTCTTCTATCTCTATAAGCATAAACAAGGCTTCTTTCTAATTGTTCTTTAGCTTTTCTGAAGTGTTTACTTCTTCCACTATAGAAACCTCTTGCTAATTTTAATATTTTTTTGTGTCTTCTTCTTCTTACAACACCAGTTTTTACTCTTGGCATATCTTTCCTTTCTTTACCGTTATACTTAAATAAGGTGTCGGTTTAACCGAACTTATCCATTATAAATGGAGGGACAAATTACTAAAAATAGTAATTACGCTTTACACAACATAGAAAGAGTTCCAGCTATATTTGTACTATGTACAGTTTGTGGTCCTCTTAAATTTCTTTTTCTTTTTTGAGTTTTTTTTGTCAAAATGTGGCTTCTAAAAGCTGAACCTCTTTTAATAGATCCGTTTTTCTTTACTTTAAATCTTTTAACAGCACCTTTAACGCTTTTCATTTTTGGCATAAAGAAATCCTTTCATATAAATTTGCATTTTTCTTAATGAAAAAGTTTTGCATTATACCTAAGTAGATATTAATGGTAGTTTAAAAAAATAAAAAGAGAAGAGTTACTTCTCTTTTAAATATTAGTCTTTTTTAGGAGTTACAAGAAGATTTACGTATCTACCTTCAAGTTTTGGTTCTTTGTCCATAACAGCAATGTTTTCAACCATAGCCCAAACTCTATTTAGAACTTCAACACCAGCTTCAGGATTTGCCATCTCTCTACCTTTTAGAAAAACTCTAAACTTAACATGATTTCCATCTTCTAAAAATTCAATTGCATGTTTTACTTTGTAATTTATATCATTTTCAGCAATTTTTACAGATAATTTTATCTCTTTAACAACAATAACTTTCTGATTCTTTTTAGCTTCTTTTTTCTTTTTCTCTTGTTGATATTTGAATTTACTATAATCCATAATCTTAGCAACAGGTGGTTTTGCATCAGGTGCTATAAGAACCAAATCAAGACCAGCTTCATCTGCAAGAGAAAGTGCTTGTGCAGTTGTAATTATTCCATAATTCTCTCCATCATCACTTGTACATCTTAATTCTTTTGCTGTAATATCTTCATTCATAATTACATCTGATTTTCTATTGTCTCTACTCAAATTTTACTTCCTTTTAGTATATTTATTAAATTCTGCAAAAATTCATCTTTGCTTAAATTTGATTGCTCTCTTTTTCTTCTATCTCTTAGAGCCACAGTTTTATTTGCAAGCTCTTCATCACCAAGAATAACAAGCATTGGAACTCTTTGTTTCTCTGCCATTCTTATTCTTTTATTTAAACTCTCATTCATATCATAAATTGATGAGTCTAAATCATTTTCAATTAACTCTTTTTGTAACTCTTTAGCATAAGCAACATGTGGCTCAGCTATTGGTATAAAAATAACTTGTGTTGGAGCAATTGCAAATGGAAACTCTCCAGCACAGTGTTCAGTTAAAATTCCTATAAATCTTTCAAATGAACCTAAAATTGCTCTATGAATCATCACAGGTTGTTCTTTTTCACCTTTTTCATTTATATAAGATATATTAAATCTTGAAGGTAAATTCATATCAATTTGAACAGTTCCGCATTGCCATTTTCTTCCAATTGCATCAAGAATTTTGATATCAATTTTTGGACCATAAAATGCTCCACCACCTTCATCTATTCCATAAGATATATTTTTTTCATCTAAAGCATTCATAATAGCTTTTGTAGTTGTTTCCCAAAAAATATCATCACCAATTGCTTTTTCTGGTTTTGTTGATACTTCAATTTCATATTTGAAATCAAATAGCTTTAAAAGAGAATCAACAAATTCTAAAACCTCAAAAATAACATCTTTTATCTGATTTTGTGTACAAAAAATATGTGCATCATCTTGAGTAAACTCTCTTACTCTAAATAATCCATGCATAGCTCCACTTAATTCATGTCTATGTACAACTCCATATTCAAAGAATTTTTTTGGAAGTTCTTTGTATGAAACTAAATCATTATCAAAGATTTGAATATGACCAACACAGTTCATTGGTTTTATTCCATACTCTTGCTCATCAATAGTTGTAAAATACATATTCTCTTTGTAATTTGCATAGTGTCCTGAAGTTCTCCACATATCAGCTTTTAAAATTTCTGGACCACGAACAGGCTCATAACCTCTAACTCTATGAGCTTTATATAAAAGATGTTCTAATTTACTTCTAAGTCTTGCACCATTTGGAAGCCAAAGTGGAAGACCAGCTCCTACTTCATCATTAAATGTAAATAATTCTAACTCTGTTCCTAATTTTCTATGATCTCTTTTTTTAGCTTCTTCAAGCATCGTAATATAATCATTCAAAGCTTTTTTATCAAAAAATGAAATTCCATAAATTCTTGTAATCATTTCATTCTTTTCATCGCCTCCAAGATAAGCTCCAGCTACTCTTGTAAGTTTGAAACTTCTTATCATTCTTGTATTTGGTAAATGTGGACCTCTACATAAATCTTCAAAATCACCTTGTTTATAAACAGTTATTACTTCATCTTTAATATTTTTTAAAACAGCTTGTTTTAGCTCATCATTTTTGAATTTCTCATAAAACTCTTCTCTTGAAGTTTCATGTCTTGTAATTGGAAGTTTCCTATCTGCAAGCTCTTTCATCTTTTTTTCAATTTTTGGTAAATCTTCATCTGAGATTTTATTATTTACCTTAAAATCGTAATAAAATCCTTCATTCACAACAGGACCAACAAAGAATTTTGCTTCAGGATATAGTTCTTTGATAGCTTGAGCCATAAGATGAGCAGTTGAATGTCTTAAAATCTCTAAAGATTCGTTTGAGTCGTCAGCTTTTATTGTATCTCCTACAATATTTAAAGCTTCTGCAGTTTGAAGGTCGAAAATTTGACCATCATTTAAAATACCAATTGGTTCCAAAAAATTCCTTTTATCTATGTTTAAAATTTAAAATGCAACTATTTTATCTTAAAAAGCCTTAATCTAAAAAAACATAGAGATATTTAATAAAAATAAGTTACAATTTGGAATGATTTTAAATATTTCAAAAATAAAAACCGAAGCACTTCTACTATTTTGTAGGGATTTAATAAATTCATATAAAGATTCAAAAAGTAATCTAGGACTTGATGATTTACTTGAAGAAGAGTTTAAAACAATAAATAGTGATATATATAAACAGTTAAATAACCTTTTGCAAGATTCAAGCTTTTATATAAAGAATCAAAACTCATTTAGAGTAAAAGCTATATTAAAATCTTATAATTTTATAAATAGAAGCATCTCAAAATCTTTACAAAAAGATGAATCTTTTAATCCTTCAATGCTATTATTCTCACTTTTAGCACTTTGGTTTAAAGAACTTAATAAAGAAGCAGATAGTAAAGAGTACATATATTTTATACTCTATCCATATTCAAATGTTTATGATAAGTTTTTATTAAAAATAAAAAATAGTGATTTTAGAAATATGAATATAAAGATGATTGATATTGCTGAAAGAACAATAGAAAACTATGAAAACTTTTCACTATAAAAGAGTATTCACTCATTTATAGTAAATTTTGATTAACAAGCTGGAACATTTCCTGAATCACTAGCAAATTCAATAGAAAAATCCATTACACTATTTAGTAAGTTTGGTTTAACAGAACCTTCAACATAGTTTGGACAAAACTTCATTATTTCAGCTTCAGCTTTTCCATCAGCTTTTATTTGTCTCCACTCATCTTGAGTGTGCTTTAGAGCAAATATTGCACCATCCATACCACAAGGCTCTTTTAAAAATTTAATAAAAACTTTTTGACCTCTTGAAGCATCTGCCATAAGTGAAGTTGAAGTGATTGCTAAAGCTAAAAAAGAAGCCAACAATAAGTTTAATAATTTCATATAATTCTCCTAAATAAAATTTGGGTACAATTATAGCTATTTGATATAAAAATAGTCTGAAAATTATAATAAAAAATTAATAAAAGAGAATGAAAAATGAGATACTTTTTGCTTAAAAATATAGTTGAATATCTGCTTGTAAAAGCCCAATTTATAAAGATTATAAGAAGAATTGATAACAATATTATTATAATAGAATTTAATAATTCAAATATCATATATTTTGATTTAACAAAATCAAACTCAATGATATTTAAATCTAAAGAAAAACTAGCTTCAAAAAAAGAGTTTCAAGCACCCTTTGATGTAGTTTTACAAAAAAGATTTACAAATGCGAAAATAGAGAATATATTTTTATTAAATGATGATAAAGTAATAAGATTTATTACAAACTCTTCAAACTCTTATAAAAAAGAGATTTCTATTTTGCAGTTGGAATTTACAGGTAAATATACAAATATTCTAATACTAGATGAAAATGAGATTGTGCTTGAAGCCTTAAGACATATTGATGAGAATTCATCTTTTAGAGTTGTTAAAGTTGGAGTAAAACTTCTTCCTCTTCCAAAAAAAGATATTGTTTTTAAAGAAGAAAAAGTAGATGATATAGAAGAATTTTTATATAATATTTATGAAAATAAAGAGGAAAACAACTTTGAACTTATTAAAAAACAAAAACTTAATATTGTAGAAAAAGATATACAAAAAATAGAAAATATTTTGAAGAAACTTCCAAAAAAAGATGAATTGGAGCTTGAGGCAAAAGAGATTTATGAAAAAGCAAATTTAATTTTGGCAAATCTTCATAATATTAAACCTTATCAAAACGAGATATTAGTTTTAAACAGTGAAAATATAGAGATTAAAATAGAACTTGAAAACTCAAAAAATCCAAGTATTTACACAAATAAACTTTTTAAAAATGCAAAAAGAGCAAAACAAAAAGCAAATAATATAAAAATAGAGAAAGATAATCTTGAAGATAAATTACTTTTCGCAAATAAATTAAAATTAAATATTGAAAATTCAAATAGTATTGAAGAGTGTGAGTTTTTACTTCCTAAAAAAGATAAAAATCAAACAAAAACAAAGAAAGAGAAAAATTATGAAAGTTTTTTCTTTGAAGGTTTTAAAATAATGCTTGGAAGCAATGAAAGAGAAAATATTTATCTACTTGAAAACTCAAAAGCAAGTGATTTTTGGTTTCATTTAAAAGATAGACCATCTTGTCATGTAATTGTACAAAATAGTAAAAAAACTATTCCAAATAGTCTTATAGAAAAAGCTGCTAAGCTGTGTGTTGAGTTTAGTGTTGATAGCAAAGGTGTTTTTGAAGTCGATTATACACAAAGAAGAAATGTAAAAATACAACATGGTGCAAATGTATTATATAATCCTTATAATACTATTGTTGTAAAGATATAGATTTTAAGGGATAAAGTAGTAATAAAAACCAAATTTTAGACTATCTTGATTTTTCTCTAAGTCATTATTTAGATATTTTAAATTTAATGCAAAATCTTTATTTAGTTTCAAAGTATAAAAAGCTTCAAAGCTATTTCTTTCAAAACCTTTATCAAATTTTGCATAACGATAATCTAGACCAAATTTGGTATTTTTAAAATAGTTACTAACTATTCCAACTCTTGTACCAGCTGAATAAAACTGTTCTTTAGATGTAAAAAATGAGTTTAAATCAAGTAAAATATATGCAAAAGTAGAATCTAAACCAAAACTAGTACCAAAGCTAGGATTTATTTTAAAAGAGTCATCATTGTTAAAATCAAATTTTTCATAAGCAGTATTTATAGTCCAAGAGAGTGATTTAAAAAGTTGATCTCTTGGAGAGAAAGATTCTATATTCAAAAGAGTTATTTTATCGATTTTTATATCTTCATTTTTCTCTTTTTTTAGTTTTAATTCAAAGAAATCTATATATGCACCTTGTAAATAACCATCTTCAACATCATAAATATCATGATAAGCTGGTTTTATAGTAAATTCAAAATTATCATTTGAATCATAGAAAAGCCCAACTCTTGAAGAATTATGAGAGTATATAGGATTTGTTGGAGCTTTTATATCAAAATCAGAAGAGATTGGATAAGAGCTCCTCTCTTTTAAGGTATTTAGATAATTCTTTACATATTTATTTTTTTCTGTACCTTTTTCACTTCTTAAATATTGAGTATAAGCAATTTTAAGATCTAGATATGCTATTTTGTCTTCTTGGCTTAAACTATCTTCAAGTGTTTTGTCTTTTTTTATAAAATCATTTATAAACTTTTTATTTTCTATTTTTTCATTCAAAAGATATTTCATTTTTTTCATTGTTGAGTATCTATATTTTGAATCATCAATTAAATTTTCTTTATCTAAAAGTTTTATTGTATCAAGAGGAATAGTTTTGAAAGTAAAATGATTTGTTAGCTCTAAATTAGGTCTGGCTACTTCAAATAACCATAAAAGTGAATATGAGCAATTTTCTTTAAAAAAGAAATAATCAGCATATGAATCTTTTAATTCCCAAGAGTGTAAAATTAATCTATCTATTTCATCTTTTTTTAAATTTAAATCATATTCCCAAACATCTCTTTGTTCTATATTATTATATGTTTTTAATTTTTCATAGTAAGGTTGAATGGTATATTTACCTTCATATCCACCAAAAATACCTTTAGTAGCAAAAATCAAACCATTTTTTTCATTTGTTTCAGCTGCATAATTTAAAGCATAAGATAATAAAGGAGAATCTTTTTGCGATGAAATTTTTAGAAAAGTATGTCCATACATTGAAGCAGGAGAGTTAATATGAGAAGCTGGAAATACAAGGCTTATAAAATTTGCATTTAGAGTTTTTTTATACTCTTCTAATTCACTACATTCATATTTTTTAATAATATTATCTAAATTAGGAATACTATTTTTAAGAAAATCTACTCTTAATGGAAACCTACATAAAATATTATCTGTTCCGTTTTCTAGGGCTTTTAGAGTTTCAATTAACTCATCTTTCAAATCATATTTACCATTTTTGGAAATAAAAAAATTACTAGAATCTATTTCACTGCTAGATGATTTATAATGAAACAGTTTTTTAAAATAACTATCTTCATATAATTTCTTTTCAATAGCTAAATTGTAAATATCATTTGAAAATAATGGAGATAAAAAAAAGCAACAAAAGAGAAAACTCTTTGTTACTTTTTTAGAAAGATTACATAAGTTTTGCAATAGTATCAATAACTTCAGCAGAACTTACATTTTCATTTGAATAAATTTCTGAAAAATTAGCTTGTAATTTTGCAAAAAATGCATCGTTGTTTTCAACATTCATTAAATTTGCAACAGTTAATAAAGTTTCACCATTTCCTGATGAAATATCCATTGCTAATTCATCCATGTTTTCATTTACAAATCTGTTTAATTTGTCATTTGATGCAAAACTTTTTGGTTGTTCACAGTCAAAAGTTCCACTTGTAATAGCAAAAGTTTGACTTGCTGAGCCATTAGTAGTTATTGCCAATACTTGAGATACTGTTGTGCTTTGGTCTTTAATTACTGTATTACCTAGACCACAACCAGTATTTGGATGCTTTGCATACAATGAACTTGTAATTAAAAACAAAGATATTGATAAAAATATTTTTTTCATATTGGATCCTTTTTAAAATATAAGATTAACTTTAAAATAAATAAATATTAAATTTTCAGAGTGAAAAACTTAGAGAGTATTAACTTTATAATTAATACTCTCATAGTTTGTAAATTAAGACTTTAATTTAGATTTATATAATTCAAATTCTTCTTTTGAAACATATTTAGTTTCAAAATCTTTTAGCTCATTATTATAAGTCGAAATTATATAGTTTGAAGGTAAACTAGAAACTAAATTTTGATCAATTAATGGAGTTCCTTCAACAACATAAGTAGTTTTTCCAAAAATAAGTGGTATATAAAAACTAGTAAAAGAAACAACACCATCAGCAAGAGCTACTGCTCCTGGAACTTTTTCTATGGCATTATCTATAGCTTGTTTTAAGTGAGTAGTACCAGTTGGAAATATAATAATCATATAAGCTGGATCCTCACCTCGAACTCTTTCTGAAGCTCTTTTTAATGATTTAGAATTTAAATCTACATTTTTTGTAGAAATAACAGTAAAATCTGTAACCCTTTGTGTACAACCTGTAATAAAAGTGATTGTAATTAACGATAAAAATAAAACTTTAAAAGTTTTTAACATAATATTCTCCTCTATAAAAATAAATTTGATTATATATAAAAAATATACTTTAGTCCATTATTATTTCAAGAAGATAGATAAATAAATAATTTATGAGTAGAATATACACAATAAAGAATATTATTCTTCTATATCAATTATAAAGCAATAATTTTAATAAATATATTAGAATAAAAGTTAAATTTGTGTAATATATACACATTTTATTTTAAGGTAACAAAATGTTAGAACTTATTGGAAACTTATCTTTAAGAGTCAAAACAGGAATAGCACTTATTGCTTTTGTGCTTATTTTAGGAATTATTGATTCATATTTTATTTTTTGGCTATTTTTTGGAGTAGCTTTAATCATTGCTGTTAGTGAATCAAAAACTTTATACAAACTAGAAGACAAAAGTATTTATGTTTATATAGTGTTACTTTGGGTTGCAGTTTATTTTTATCCAAGTCCAGTTGATCTTATATTCATTGTAGCTATGGGATATGCTTCTCAACTTGCATATAAAAGAAAACTAGATAAAAAAATGGTTTTACCACTATTTTATCCTACTGCATCTTTTGTATTTTTGATGGCACTTTATAGTGAATATGGAGTTGGAGCACTTTTTTGGCTTTTAATAATAGTTGCAGCTACTGATACAGGAGCATATTTTGCAGGAAAAAATTTTGGTAAAACGAAATTTTGTGAAACAAGTCCAAATAAGACTTTAGAAGGTGTTTTTGGAGGTATGCTTTTAGCTGTTATTTTAGGTGCTTTAACTTCAATTGATGATATTGGATTTATTGCTTCAATTATTATTGCAGCTATTGTATCTTTATCTTCAGTTTTTGGAGATTTATTTGAAAGTTATCTAAAAAGAGAAGCTGGAGTAAAAGATAGTGGAAATATTTTACCAGGACATGGTGGAATTTTAGATAGAGTTGATGGATATTTATTTGGTGCAGTTGTGATGCTTGTTCTTCTTAGGGTAGTTATTTGATAATACTTGGAAGTACAGGTTCTATTGGTGTAAATACTTTAGAAGTTGCAAAAAAATACAGCTTAGATATTGAAGTTTTAGTAGCTGGAAGAAATATAGAACTTTTGAATAAGCAGATAAAAGAGCATAATCCTAAAAAAGTGATAATTGCTTTTAAAGAAGATTTACACAAAGTAAATCACAAAAATGTAAGTTTTGGAGAAGATGCAATTTTAAGAGCTATTGAAAATAGCTCTTCAAATATTGTTGTAAATGCACTTGTTGGATTTTTAGGATTAAAACCAACTTTAAAAGCAATAGAGTGTAATAAAAAATTATGTCTAGCAAATAAAGAGTCACTTGTTGTTGCAGGAAAATTTATAGATAAAACAAATTTAAGAGCAATAGATAGTGAGCATTTTGCACTTTGGTATTTATATCAAAATAAAAAAATAGATTCTATGATAATAACTGCAAGTGGAGGTTCTTTTAGAGATTATCCAATTGAAAACTTAAAGAATGTATCTGTAAAAGAAGCACTTAATCATCCAAATTGGAAGATGGGAAATAAAATTACAATAGATAGTGCAACAATGACAAATAAGATGTTTGAACTTCTTGAAGCAGCTTGGCTTTTTGATACAAAAAAACTTGATGCAATAATAGAACCAAAATCAATGATTCATGCTTTTATAAACTTTACAGATGGAAGTACAACAGCTCATATTGCAAATACTTCAATGCAACTTCCAATAGCTTATGCAATTTTAGATAAAGTTGAAGATGAGATTTTAAAGCCAGTAGATTTACTTGAAGTTTCATCTTTAAACTTTTTAAAAATAGAAAAAGATAGATATCCAATTTGGCAAATAAAAGATGAAATTCTTTCTAATCCTGATTTAGGAGTTGTTTTAAACTCTGCAAATGAAATAGCTGTTTCTAAATTTTTAAATAGTGAGATTGGTTTTTTAGATATTTCAAAAATAACTTTAAATGCTATTGAAAAATTTTCTTCTTTAAAAGCTACAAATATAGAGGATGTTTTTTTAATAGATAAAGAAGTAAGAGCTTATTTTGGGAATTGATATGTTAATTCCTTTTGGAATTTTAATAATAATAACAATCTATTTAATATATAGTAGAACAAAATTTGAAAAAGATATTGTAAATATTTATGAAGAGAAATTTGAAGAGTGGAAAAAACATAATCCTTCAAAAGAGAATGAAATAGAGAAAAAAGAGCTAGTTGGACTTATTTTTAAAGAGAAATATAAACTATCTTGTGAATTACTTGAAGAGGGTTTAGAAGATAGAATAAAAAGTGCTAAATTTGATATTAAATATATAAAAAGAGAGAATTAAAATGAGCAGAAAAAGAGTTTTGATTTTACATGGACTAAATGGAAGTGATTTTCCACATTGGCAAGCACATCTTGCAAGTGATCTAATAAAAGATAACTATGTTGTATCTTTTCCTTTATTACCAAATAAAAATAGTCCAAATTTAAATGAGTGGAAAGAGTTTATAAAAGATGAGATAAAACATTTTAAGCCACAAATCGTAGTTTGTCACTCTTTAGCAAATATCTTATGGTTTCATATTTGCGAGGAACTTGATATTAGTTTAGATAAATTAATGCTTGTTGCCCCTGTTAGAAATAAAGAATTAGAAGAGGCAAAAAGCTTTTTCCCCTATCCTGTACCAAAAAATTTAAAATCAAAAGAAGCAATAATTGCAGCATCTACAAATGATCCTTTTATGAGCATAGAAGAAGCTATAAATTTGCAAAGTAAATTAAATATTGGTATGAAAATTATGGAAAATGCTGGACATATAAATACAAGTGCTGGATTTGGAAAACTTGACTGTGCTTTAGACTGGGTGAAAAGAGAAGAAGTTTGTGAAGAGAATTCACAAAATATATAGGAAGATAAATGATTTTAGCAATTGAATCATCTTGTGATGATAGTTCAATATCAATTACAAAGATAGATAGTTTAGACTTAGTTTTTCATAAAAAGATATCTCAAGAATTAGAACATAGTTTTTATGGAGGAGTTGTTCCAGAACTTGCAGCAAGACTTCATATAGAAGCATTGCCTAAGATATTTGAAGAGTGTAAAGAGTATTTAAAAGATATAAAAGCAGTTGCTGTTACAAATGCTCCTGGACTTAGTGTAACACTAACAGAAGGAGTTGCTATGGCAAAAGCTATAAGTATAGCTTTAAATCTTCCTTTAATAGCTGTAAATCATCTAAAAGGTCATATATATTCACTTTTTATTGAAAAAGAAGAGTGTTTTCCTATAACAATTCTTTTAGTTTCAGGAGGACATACTCAAATAATTGAGGCTAATAATTTAAATAGTATGAAAACAGTCGCTAGAACTTTAGATGATAGTTTTGGAGAGAGTTTTGATAAAGTTGCAAAAATGATGAATTTGTCATATCCTGGTGGTCCAATAATTGAGGAAAAAGCAAAAAAAGGAAATGAAAATAGATTTTCTTTTCCTATTCCACTTTCTCAAAGTCCAAATATTGAATTTAGTTATTCTGGCTTAAAAAATGCAGTTAGAGTCGAAATAGAAAAGATAAAAGAAGAAAAAAATGAACTTAGTGAAGATGATATTTGTGATATAGCAGCAAGTTTTCAAAAAGCAGCAACAAAACATATTTTACAAAAATTAAATAAATTATTTAAAAAATCAGCACCAAAAACTTTTGCAATAGTTGGAGGAGCAAGTGCAAATATATATCTAAGAGAGAATATAGAGGAACTTTGTGCAAAATATGATACAAAACTACTTTTAAGTTCATTAAAATATTGTTCAGATAATGCAGCAATGATTGGAAGAGTTGCTATAGAACAATATAAAATAAAAGATTTTATAAATTTAGAAGAACTTGATATAAAAACAAGAGTAAAGGAGCTTTAAAATGAGTTTAGCAGATCTTTTAGCAAAAAATATTGGCTCAAAACTTGAAATAAGTAGCTTTGATACACAAAAAGAGGATAGAAAAAATAAAAATATAGAAAAGAGTTTAATTTTACCAAAAAATGAACATAGATTAGTTTTTTTATATGAGAAAAGAAATGGCAAACCAGTTACTATTATTGGTAGATTTCAATTAGAAGAGAATGAAAAAAAAGAGGTTTTAAAACTTTTAAAATCAAAACTTGCTTGTGGAGGAGCAATAAAAGATGAATATATAGAACTTCAAGGTGATTTAAAAGATAAAGCTAGATTAATTCTAGAAAGCAGTTCTTGGAAGTTTAAAAACAAATGAAAACTACTATTGTAAAAACAACTTGTAATAAGCTAAAAGAAGCAAAGAATTTATCAAAAATACTATTAGATAAAAAACTAGCAGCATGTATTCAAATAGAAAAAATAGTTTCATTATATAATTGGCAAGATAAACTTTATGAAGAGGATGAATTTTTGTTAAATATAAAAACAAGAAAAGATTTGTTTAAAAAAGTTAGAAAAACTATTATAAAAAATCACTCATATAAAGTGCCCCAAGTTACCGAGCTAGAGATAAGTAATATAAGTAAAGAATATTTTAATTATATATTAGAAAATACGAAAAAGATAAAAAGTTAAGAAAAAACCTAAAAACACTTGACAAAAGATAAATTATATAATATAATTCCGTCCACTTTTTGAGATAAAAGGTGCGTGTCGGGGCGTAGCGCAGTCTGGTTAGCGCACCTGGTTTGGGACCAGGGGGCCGGAGGTTCGAATCCTCTCGCCCCGACCATTTTTTTAATAAATATGGTAGGTATAGCTCAGTTGGTTAGAGCATCGGGTTGTGGTTCCGAGGGCCGTGGGTTCAAGTCCCATTATCTACCCCATTCTTTTTTTATGCTTCCATAGCTCAGCTGGATAGAGCAACGCCCTTCTAAGGCGTAGGCCGTACGTTCGAATCGTACTGGGAGTACCATTTATGTATATTGTGCGGATGTGGTGAAATTGGTATACACGCTAGACTTAGGATCTAGTGCCTCACGGTGTGGAAGTTCGAGTCTTCTCATCCGCACCATATAACCCCTACAAGCCCCATAAAATCGAACTCTCTAAATACTTTTTATATAATAAAAGAGAAAAAATCATAAAATTGAACCAAATGTTGAACCCGTGGTTGAACCAAAAAAGGTTAAATCATTATGAGTTATATAATAAAACATAGAGAACAATATTACTATAAGTGAAAAATACCACAAACAAGAAAAAACTTTACAATAACTTTAAAAACAGATTCCTACAAAGAAGCTAAGTTTATAACAAGTATAATCAACCCAAAAGTAGAGGAGATGGTTATAAAAATGAATTGGGAAGAAAATGTTAAGTATATAAAAGAGCTGATAGGTAAATATGTAGAAAAAGCAAAACAAGATTATAGTGAGCAAAGAATAGCTAGAGAACAAAGATGGGAATATATAACAGAAGATAATATCTTACGAAGTGGAAGCCATCCAAAAGCAATCGATAAGGCAATAAAAAATATGGTAGATGTAGTTCATTCATCTAA
This window harbors:
- the rplT gene encoding 50S ribosomal protein L20; this translates as MPRVKTGVVRRRRHKKILKLARGFYSGRSKHFRKAKEQLERSLVYAYRDRRQKKRDIRKLWIIRINAACRLNDINYSRFINGLRLSGIELDRKILADLAMNDSAAFASLVVSAKAALK
- a CDS encoding cytochrome C; this encodes MKLLNLLLASFLALAITSTSLMADASRGQKVFIKFLKEPCGMDGAIFALKHTQDEWRQIKADGKAEAEIMKFCPNYVEGSVKPNLLNSVMDFSIEFASDSGNVPAC
- the infC gene encoding translation initiation factor IF-3; this encodes MNEDITAKELRCTSDDGENYGIITTAQALSLADEAGLDLVLIAPDAKPPVAKIMDYSKFKYQQEKKKKEAKKNQKVIVVKEIKLSVKIAENDINYKVKHAIEFLEDGNHVKFRVFLKGREMANPEAGVEVLNRVWAMVENIAVMDKEPKLEGRYVNLLVTPKKD
- a CDS encoding NFACT RNA binding domain-containing protein, whose amino-acid sequence is MRYFLLKNIVEYLLVKAQFIKIIRRIDNNIIIIEFNNSNIIYFDLTKSNSMIFKSKEKLASKKEFQAPFDVVLQKRFTNAKIENIFLLNDDKVIRFITNSSNSYKKEISILQLEFTGKYTNILILDENEIVLEALRHIDENSSFRVVKVGVKLLPLPKKDIVFKEEKVDDIEEFLYNIYENKEENNFELIKKQKLNIVEKDIQKIENILKKLPKKDELELEAKEIYEKANLILANLHNIKPYQNEILVLNSENIEIKIELENSKNPSIYTNKLFKNAKRAKQKANNIKIEKDNLEDKLLFANKLKLNIENSNSIEECEFLLPKKDKNQTKTKKEKNYESFFFEGFKIMLGSNERENIYLLENSKASDFWFHLKDRPSCHVIVQNSKKTIPNSLIEKAAKLCVEFSVDSKGVFEVDYTQRRNVKIQHGANVLYNPYNTIVVKI
- the rpmI gene encoding 50S ribosomal protein L35 — translated: MPKMKSVKGAVKRFKVKKNGSIKRGSAFRSHILTKKTQKRKRNLRGPQTVHSTNIAGTLSMLCKA
- the thrS gene encoding threonine--tRNA ligase; its protein translation is MEPIGILNDGQIFDLQTAEALNIVGDTIKADDSNESLEILRHSTAHLMAQAIKELYPEAKFFVGPVVNEGFYYDFKVNNKISDEDLPKIEKKMKELADRKLPITRHETSREEFYEKFKNDELKQAVLKNIKDEVITVYKQGDFEDLCRGPHLPNTRMIRSFKLTRVAGAYLGGDEKNEMITRIYGISFFDKKALNDYITMLEEAKKRDHRKLGTELELFTFNDEVGAGLPLWLPNGARLRSKLEHLLYKAHRVRGYEPVRGPEILKADMWRTSGHYANYKENMYFTTIDEQEYGIKPMNCVGHIQIFDNDLVSYKELPKKFFEYGVVHRHELSGAMHGLFRVREFTQDDAHIFCTQNQIKDVIFEVLEFVDSLLKLFDFKYEIEVSTKPEKAIGDDIFWETTTKAIMNALDEKNISYGIDEGGGAFYGPKIDIKILDAIGRKWQCGTVQIDMNLPSRFNISYINEKGEKEQPVMIHRAILGSFERFIGILTEHCAGEFPFAIAPTQVIFIPIAEPHVAYAKELQKELIENDLDSSIYDMNESLNKRIRMAEKQRVPMLVILGDEELANKTVALRDRRKREQSNLSKDEFLQNLINILKGSKI